The following coding sequences lie in one Silene latifolia isolate original U9 population chromosome 5, ASM4854445v1, whole genome shotgun sequence genomic window:
- the LOC141655181 gene encoding uncharacterized protein LOC141655181 — MEPNLQKRFIAHGANKIFTTLTKEFSKAPRIVTYEHTTRFFDARLQKGQPISPHILSMIENVEKLETFNCNISENIVIDRMLHSLHDGFSQFRANYYMNDLKKTPHELHSLLVQTEKDMKFSGSLKQDVLVVSNKGKGKGKAQANLAVGKPKFKKSGSGKSGPGESSTSSGTTKSKNENMECHHCHKTGHWRRTCPVYHEDLKAGRVKPVGAPKHRTPRKG, encoded by the exons atggaacccaatttgcagaaacgcttcatagcccatggtgcaaacaagattttcaccacgctcactaaggaattctcgaaagcaccgagaatcgtgacctatgagcataccactcgcttctttgatgcgagactccagaagggccaacctattagcccacacattctcagcatgattgagaatgtcgagaagctggagacctttaattgtaacatcagcgagaacattgttatcgaccgcatgcttcattcactccacgatggtttttcgcaatttagagcgaattactatatgaatgatttgaagaaaaccccacatgaactgcactcccttctcgtacagaccgagaaggacatgaagttcagtgggagcttgaaacaggatgttctcgttgtgtcaaacaaagggaaaggtaagggcaaagctcaggcaaacctagcagtaggtaaaccgaagttcaagaagtcgggttcaggtaagagtgggcctggtgagtcgagcacctcatcaggcacgacaaagagcaagaatgaaaacatggagtgccatcattgccacaagactgggcattggaggcgtacatgtcctgtttatcatgaggacttaaaggcaggtcgtgttaaacctgttg gggctccgaaacatcgaacccctcgtaaagggtga